Proteins encoded by one window of bacterium:
- the umuD gene encoding translesion error-prone DNA polymerase V autoproteolytic subunit has protein sequence MDVHTGILGPHEQPADAPCPLFIAAVPAGFPSPADDYIEGKLDLNSYLVQHPAATFFVRADGDSMIDAGIHPGDILVVDRAVQPGDNSVVIAAVEGELTVKRLRKSGGKLMLMPDNGDYGPLPVSEDMNCELWGVVTAVIHEL, from the coding sequence ATGGATGTTCATACTGGAATATTAGGCCCCCACGAGCAGCCGGCCGATGCGCCGTGCCCGCTGTTCATTGCGGCGGTTCCCGCGGGATTCCCCTCGCCTGCGGACGATTATATCGAGGGAAAACTGGATCTGAACAGCTACCTCGTGCAGCACCCGGCGGCAACCTTTTTCGTGCGGGCGGACGGTGATTCGATGATCGATGCCGGCATTCACCCCGGCGATATCCTCGTCGTGGACCGTGCGGTGCAGCCCGGCGACAACAGTGTGGTAATCGCGGCTGTCGAGGGGGAACTGACGGTGAAACGGCTGCGGAAATCCGGGGGGAAACTCATGCTCATGCCGGACAACGGCGACTACGGGCCGCTCCCTGTCAGCGAGGACATGAACTGCGAGTTATGGGGCGTCGTGACCGCGGTCATACATGAATTATAA
- a CDS encoding Y-family DNA polymerase, translated as MPMVALVDCNNFYVSCERVFNPKLEGRPVVVLSNNDGCVVARSNEAKALGIPAGVAAFKIGDLIKSGTVHALSSNYALYGDMSHRIMETLAQFTPEIEVYSIDEAFLNLTGFDPGTVTDYARTIRATVRRWTGVPVSIGVAETKTLAKIANRFAKKSPKSGGVVNLTASPHQERALALTGVGDVWGVGRQYAKFLIRNGVVTALDLRDATDVWVKKHMGIVGLRTVKELRGTPCLSLEQCPPEKKEMCVSRSFGQPVKTRAAMHEAIATYTTRAAEKLRKQRFAAGALMVFMMTNRFRDDPQYANSTVVELPVPTDSTHELIRYALHGTNAIFREGYRFNKAGVILTGLVPRGEIQTDLFCTVDHVGARRLMDALDRVNTRMGPGTLKYAAVGLNQDWQTKFKRRSPRYTTRWDELPVVSK; from the coding sequence ATGCCCATGGTTGCGCTCGTTGACTGCAACAACTTCTATGTTTCCTGCGAGCGGGTGTTCAACCCGAAACTCGAGGGAAGACCGGTCGTGGTGCTCTCGAACAACGACGGCTGTGTTGTGGCGCGGTCGAACGAGGCCAAGGCGCTCGGTATACCGGCGGGTGTGGCAGCCTTCAAGATCGGCGACCTCATCAAATCGGGCACCGTACACGCCCTGTCGTCCAATTATGCGCTCTATGGCGACATGTCGCACCGGATCATGGAGACGCTCGCGCAGTTTACCCCCGAGATCGAGGTGTATTCGATCGATGAGGCGTTTCTGAATCTCACGGGCTTTGATCCGGGCACGGTCACCGATTACGCACGCACGATTCGCGCCACGGTCAGACGGTGGACGGGTGTACCGGTTTCCATCGGCGTGGCGGAGACCAAGACGCTCGCGAAAATCGCCAACAGGTTCGCCAAAAAATCGCCGAAATCGGGCGGTGTTGTCAATCTCACCGCATCGCCGCACCAGGAGCGTGCCCTTGCCCTCACCGGGGTGGGAGATGTGTGGGGAGTGGGGAGACAGTATGCCAAATTCCTGATCAGAAACGGCGTTGTGACAGCCCTCGATCTCCGTGACGCGACGGATGTTTGGGTGAAGAAGCATATGGGCATCGTGGGGCTGCGCACGGTGAAGGAACTGAGGGGTACGCCCTGTCTTTCGCTCGAACAGTGCCCGCCCGAGAAAAAGGAGATGTGCGTGTCGCGCTCGTTCGGGCAGCCGGTCAAAACCAGAGCCGCCATGCATGAGGCGATCGCGACCTACACGACGAGGGCGGCGGAAAAACTCAGAAAACAGCGTTTTGCCGCCGGTGCGCTCATGGTGTTCATGATGACGAACCGTTTCAGGGACGATCCGCAGTACGCCAACTCCACGGTGGTGGAACTGCCGGTGCCCACCGACTCCACCCATGAGCTCATACGATACGCCCTCCACGGCACGAATGCGATATTCCGCGAGGGATACCGGTTCAACAAGGCGGGTGTGATCCTCACCGGTCTTGTTCCGCGGGGGGAGATTCAAACCGATCTTTTTTGCACGGTCGACCATGTCGGTGCACGGCGGCTCATGGACGCGCTCGACCGTGTCAACACGCGCATGGGGCCGGGTACGCTGAAATATGCCGCGGTGGGGTTGAATCAGGACTGGCAGACAAAATTCAAGCGCCGTTCCCCGCGCTACACGACCCGCTGGGACGAGCTTCCGGTTGTGTCGAAGTGA